Proteins encoded together in one Mycobacterium noviomagense window:
- a CDS encoding UDP-glucuronic acid decarboxylase family protein, with the protein MRQPSRVLVTGGAGFLGTHLCEWLLRAGARVVCVDDLCTSAAANVSDLQGWPGLDFIEHDITEPPTDQRLRGPFDIVFHLASPASPPDYMKLPVQTLKVGSQGTTVALDIAERCGARFVLASTSEVYGDPLAHPQPESYWGNVNPIGPRSVYDEAKRFAEALVFAHHRSRGADVAVARIFNTYGPRMRPDDGRMVPTFCRQALQGEPITVAGSGHQTRSLCHVDDTVAALLALAASDITGPVNIGNPTELTVLRVAELIRAHAGSTSPIHYVPAAQDDPQRRCPDIRVAREQLGWEPKVGAEEGLAETVDWFRTQIVPPVAV; encoded by the coding sequence GTGCGTCAGCCAAGTCGCGTCCTGGTCACCGGAGGCGCCGGTTTTCTCGGCACCCACTTGTGCGAATGGCTGCTGCGGGCCGGCGCCCGCGTGGTATGCGTCGACGACCTGTGCACCAGCGCGGCGGCCAATGTCAGCGATCTGCAGGGTTGGCCCGGGCTCGATTTCATCGAACATGACATCACCGAGCCGCCGACCGACCAACGGCTGCGGGGACCGTTCGACATTGTGTTCCACCTGGCCTCACCGGCCTCACCTCCGGACTACATGAAGCTTCCGGTGCAGACCTTGAAGGTCGGTTCACAGGGCACCACGGTGGCACTCGACATCGCCGAGCGGTGCGGAGCCCGTTTCGTGCTGGCATCTACCAGTGAGGTCTACGGCGATCCGCTGGCCCATCCCCAGCCCGAATCCTATTGGGGCAACGTCAATCCGATCGGGCCGCGCAGCGTCTACGACGAGGCCAAGCGTTTCGCAGAGGCGCTCGTCTTCGCTCACCACCGTTCCCGCGGGGCCGATGTGGCGGTGGCGCGGATCTTTAACACCTACGGCCCGCGGATGCGTCCCGACGACGGCCGGATGGTTCCGACGTTCTGCCGGCAGGCGCTGCAGGGCGAGCCGATCACGGTCGCGGGCAGCGGCCACCAGACGCGCTCGCTGTGCCATGTCGACGACACAGTGGCAGCGCTGCTGGCGTTGGCCGCCAGCGACATCACCGGTCCGGTCAACATCGGCAACCCGACCGAGCTCACCGTGCTGCGGGTTGCCGAGCTCATCCGGGCCCACGCCGGCAGCACGTCCCCGATTCACTACGTGCCCGCGGCACAAGACGATCCGCAACGGCGCTGCCCGGACATCCGCGTCGCACGCGAGCAATTGGGATGGGAACCGAAGGTCGGTGCTGAAGAGGGCCTGGCGGAAACCGTCGACTGGTTCCGCACCCAGATCGTGCCGCCTGTCGCTGTTTAG
- a CDS encoding SDR family oxidoreductase, which translates to MILGNILVAGGASGLGAAAVRAVQRHGGTPLVIDIAKPQDGVRYASADLADTASVDDAVRELADGVDGQLHGVFTPAGIDSCGPLDKVSAKEWERVVHVNLLGTAAVIRSALPYLKAMHGRVVTCASTLGIKAVSDATAYCASKFGVVGFTRALAAELAGTVGVTLLIPGGMRTPFFDNREEQYKPPPNAKLNDPDIVAETVIFALSQPPGSEVREMVVCASEESSWP; encoded by the coding sequence ATGATATTGGGCAACATTTTGGTCGCGGGCGGCGCATCGGGCCTGGGCGCGGCCGCGGTTCGGGCCGTGCAACGCCACGGCGGCACACCGCTGGTGATCGACATCGCCAAACCACAGGACGGGGTGCGTTACGCGAGTGCGGACCTTGCCGACACCGCAAGTGTCGACGACGCCGTACGCGAATTGGCCGACGGCGTCGACGGCCAGCTGCACGGTGTGTTCACCCCCGCCGGCATCGACAGCTGCGGCCCGCTGGACAAGGTATCCGCCAAAGAGTGGGAACGGGTGGTGCATGTCAACCTGCTCGGCACCGCCGCGGTGATCAGATCCGCACTGCCCTACCTGAAAGCCATGCACGGACGGGTCGTCACCTGCGCATCGACGCTGGGCATCAAGGCGGTCAGCGACGCCACCGCCTACTGCGCCTCGAAATTCGGCGTCGTCGGATTCACCCGGGCGCTGGCCGCCGAGCTGGCCGGAACCGTCGGCGTGACGCTGCTGATCCCCGGCGGCATGCGCACCCCGTTCTTCGACAACCGCGAAGAACAGTACAAACCACCGCCGAACGCCAAGCTCAACGACCCCGACATCGTCGCCGAGACAGTCATATTCGCGCTGAGCCAGCCGCCCGGCAGTGAGGTCCGCGAAATGGTGGTGTGCGCCTCGGAGGAGTCCTCGTGGCCTTGA
- a CDS encoding D-sedoheptulose-7-phosphate isomerase, which translates to MIERHFADLVAAVARVRPAAAQLSDWGTHLAGVLTGGGRLLACGNGGSAAEAQHLTAELVGRFKNERDPLSAIALHADTSASTAIVNDYGPEEMFARGVRAHGRPGDVLVALSTSGTSPNVLAAVKAAQEIGVTTWALTGPAPNPLLAMSDDAICVDADSTATVQEIHLVLVHGLCMALDDALLSPRSKAI; encoded by the coding sequence ATGATCGAACGTCATTTCGCCGATCTGGTTGCCGCGGTGGCGCGGGTGCGGCCCGCCGCCGCCCAGCTGTCGGACTGGGGCACGCATCTGGCGGGTGTGCTCACCGGTGGTGGCCGCCTGCTGGCATGCGGCAACGGCGGCAGCGCGGCCGAAGCGCAGCATTTGACCGCCGAACTGGTCGGCCGCTTCAAGAACGAGCGAGACCCGTTGTCCGCCATTGCTTTACACGCGGATACCTCGGCGTCGACGGCGATCGTCAATGACTACGGCCCTGAGGAGATGTTCGCCCGCGGGGTCCGGGCGCATGGCCGGCCCGGCGATGTGCTGGTCGCGTTGTCCACCAGCGGCACCAGCCCCAACGTGCTCGCCGCGGTCAAAGCGGCGCAGGAGATCGGGGTGACCACGTGGGCATTGACGGGTCCGGCGCCGAATCCGTTGCTGGCCATGAGCGACGACGCAATCTGCGTGGACGCCGATTCGACGGCCACCGTGCAGGAGATTCATCTGGTGCTTGTGCACGGCTTGTGCATGGCGCTCGACGACGCGCTGCTCAGCCCCAGGAGCAAAGCCATATGA
- a CDS encoding glycosyltransferase family 9 protein: MALTSPDGTVLVLRALGLGDLLTGVPALRGLRRAYPSARIVLATPKPLGPLALFCGAVDEVLPTGGLGELHWPGPPPDVAVNLHGRGPESIADLLSSDPKTLISHRNPRYPSLIGPPWRAEIHEVDRWCALLGASGIACDPEDLAIGRPDGYPHRDGVVVIHPGAAAPSRRWPADRFATVAAALTAAGHRVVVTGSAAERSLAESVAAQADLGASAVLAGQLDVLGMVGLISDCQLLVCGDTGVGHIATATGTPSVLLFGPTPPSRWGPRGAGRHITVWAGDCGDPHGDRPHRGLLLITPSRVIDATRQLLAECA; the protein is encoded by the coding sequence GTGGCCTTGACAAGCCCGGACGGCACAGTGCTGGTGCTGCGCGCGCTCGGACTGGGTGACTTGCTCACCGGCGTCCCGGCGCTGCGCGGGCTGCGCCGGGCTTACCCGTCGGCCCGCATCGTGCTGGCGACGCCAAAGCCGTTGGGCCCGTTGGCGCTGTTCTGCGGCGCTGTCGACGAGGTGCTGCCCACCGGTGGACTCGGCGAGCTGCATTGGCCCGGGCCGCCGCCCGATGTGGCAGTCAACCTGCATGGCCGCGGCCCGGAAAGCATTGCCGATCTGTTGAGCAGTGATCCGAAAACGCTGATATCGCACCGCAATCCGCGCTACCCATCGCTGATCGGCCCGCCGTGGCGTGCCGAAATCCACGAAGTGGACCGCTGGTGTGCGCTGCTGGGGGCTTCAGGTATCGCCTGCGATCCGGAGGACTTGGCGATCGGTCGTCCGGACGGATACCCGCACCGTGACGGCGTCGTCGTCATCCACCCGGGAGCGGCGGCACCATCACGGCGTTGGCCCGCTGACCGGTTCGCTACCGTAGCCGCGGCGCTCACCGCCGCCGGGCACCGCGTTGTCGTGACCGGATCGGCCGCCGAGAGATCGCTCGCGGAAAGCGTTGCCGCACAAGCCGATCTGGGCGCGTCAGCGGTGCTGGCCGGACAACTCGATGTGCTTGGCATGGTGGGACTGATCAGTGACTGCCAGTTACTGGTATGCGGGGACACCGGTGTCGGCCACATCGCTACCGCTACCGGGACACCGTCGGTGCTGCTGTTCGGGCCCACTCCGCCGAGCCGGTGGGGGCCGCGCGGTGCGGGACGGCACATCACGGTATGGGCAGGCGACTGCGGCGACCCGCATGGGGATCGCCCGCATCGCGGACTGCTGCTGATCACGCCGTCGCGGGTGATCGACGCCACCCGCCAACTGCTTGCGGAGTGCGCATGA
- a CDS encoding UDP-glucose dehydrogenase family protein — MSIQPATAAAKRIKVGVIGAGYVGLTTAVCLAAKGIDTVCVDNDAARVDQLRQGGSVIDEPDLDELLCSGLRRGDLRFTCHYDDLRDRDVTFVCVPTPTNEDGGADLRAVERAVAELADVLRPGSVVAVKSTVPVGTCRRLAELLKTRGVHTVANPEFLREGRAVHDFCHPERVVVGAADDAQRHDAAARVAELYVGDTDTVLRMSLESAELAKYASNAFLAVKLSFVNSLAELCGRVGADIGDVTGCMGADERIGRHFLAPGPGWGGSCLPKDTAALLHTGRAHNVALNEVDSARRTNVAQAERIATSVRRLLQRPLGELKITALGLTFKAGTSDVRDSPAVAICTVLHRAGAQVTAYDPRLDSIDSAQLPVAIARDPYVAAKDADAILVLTEWPEFSELDWDSIARCAAGGAVVLDTRNILDRDAVNTSALVCLGNGTAYGY; from the coding sequence ATGAGCATCCAGCCCGCCACCGCTGCCGCCAAGCGCATCAAAGTCGGCGTCATCGGCGCCGGCTACGTCGGCTTGACCACCGCGGTTTGCCTGGCCGCCAAGGGAATCGACACCGTATGCGTCGACAATGATGCTGCCCGGGTCGACCAACTGCGCCAGGGCGGGTCGGTGATCGACGAACCGGACCTCGACGAGCTGTTGTGCAGCGGCCTGCGGCGTGGCGACCTTCGCTTCACCTGTCACTACGACGATTTGCGCGATCGCGACGTCACGTTCGTATGCGTTCCGACTCCGACCAACGAGGACGGCGGCGCCGACCTGCGCGCGGTCGAGCGCGCGGTCGCCGAACTGGCCGACGTGCTGCGGCCGGGCTCGGTGGTCGCGGTGAAATCGACTGTGCCCGTGGGCACGTGCCGCCGACTAGCCGAACTGCTCAAGACCCGCGGCGTCCACACCGTCGCCAATCCGGAATTCCTGCGTGAAGGTCGTGCCGTGCATGACTTCTGCCATCCCGAGCGGGTGGTGGTGGGCGCCGCCGACGACGCGCAGCGCCATGACGCCGCTGCGCGAGTCGCTGAGTTGTACGTAGGGGACACCGACACGGTGTTGCGGATGAGCCTGGAAAGCGCGGAGCTGGCCAAGTACGCCAGCAACGCTTTTCTGGCGGTCAAACTGTCATTCGTCAACTCGCTGGCCGAGTTGTGCGGCCGTGTCGGCGCCGACATCGGGGATGTCACTGGCTGCATGGGCGCCGATGAGCGGATCGGCCGCCACTTTCTGGCGCCCGGGCCGGGCTGGGGCGGCTCGTGCCTGCCGAAGGACACCGCGGCGCTGCTGCACACCGGCCGCGCGCACAATGTTGCGCTGAACGAGGTGGACTCGGCGCGGCGCACCAACGTCGCTCAGGCCGAGCGCATCGCGACCTCGGTGCGGCGCCTGTTGCAGCGTCCGCTCGGTGAACTGAAGATCACCGCGCTCGGCTTGACGTTCAAGGCCGGCACCAGCGACGTCCGCGACTCGCCGGCGGTCGCGATCTGTACCGTGCTGCACCGGGCCGGGGCGCAGGTCACCGCCTACGATCCCCGGCTGGACAGCATCGACAGCGCCCAGCTGCCGGTCGCCATCGCCCGCGATCCGTACGTCGCTGCAAAAGACGCCGACGCCATCCTGGTGTTGACCGAGTGGCCGGAGTTCAGCGAGTTGGACTGGGACTCGATTGCGCGGTGCGCGGCCGGCGGCGCCGTCGTACTCGACACTCGCAACATCCTCGACCGCGACGCGGTGAACACCTCAGCGCTGGTCTGCCTCGGCAACGGCACCGCCTACGGGTACTAA
- a CDS encoding PfkB family carbohydrate kinase: MKPLVIVGDSILDIDVEGSASRLSPEAPVPVVEPERIWQRPGGAGLAAVLAARVHPAVVLVTATADDPTGRTLAGLFAADYPGIRVVGIPLSGATATKVRIRAGGQSVVRVDHGDGYAADNALPPEVAAVVEQAAAVCVADYGRGVAAHPQLRTILKAAAGRLPVVWDPHPRGPKPIRGCTIVTPNQAEAKQFSRGTFSPGQLAGALRTQWGARAVSVTLGARGAMFADRRHAGHHILPPDTAGSSRSDTCGAGDRFAVAAATALADGADPLAAATAAVDAASRFVAAGGAAGVSSVMPMPDLSAPTGAVTGMDAVLTLAERVRRRGGTVVATGGCFDLLHTGHVRLLRRARDLGDALVVLINADESVRAIKGAGRPVVPAEDRARVLAALGCVDGVAIFHETSPAAALERLQPDIWVKGGDYTGVELPEADVVHRHGGEVVLLPTVPGYSSSKLIAATH, encoded by the coding sequence ATGAAACCACTTGTCATCGTTGGCGATTCGATTCTCGACATCGACGTCGAAGGCTCGGCCAGCCGGCTCTCGCCGGAGGCACCGGTCCCCGTGGTGGAACCGGAGCGGATCTGGCAGCGGCCCGGGGGTGCCGGGCTGGCGGCCGTGCTGGCCGCCCGCGTGCACCCTGCAGTGGTGCTGGTGACCGCGACCGCGGACGATCCGACCGGCCGCACACTGGCCGGGCTGTTCGCCGCCGACTATCCGGGCATCCGGGTCGTTGGGATTCCGCTCTCTGGTGCCACCGCCACCAAGGTCCGGATCCGGGCGGGCGGCCAATCGGTGGTCCGCGTCGACCACGGCGACGGTTACGCGGCTGACAACGCGCTCCCGCCGGAGGTGGCGGCGGTTGTGGAGCAGGCGGCGGCGGTCTGTGTAGCCGACTACGGCCGCGGCGTAGCCGCGCACCCGCAACTGCGAACGATCCTCAAGGCGGCCGCGGGCCGTCTTCCCGTGGTCTGGGATCCGCACCCACGCGGACCCAAACCGATCCGCGGCTGCACGATCGTCACACCGAATCAGGCTGAGGCCAAGCAGTTTTCGCGCGGCACTTTCAGCCCAGGCCAGCTGGCCGGCGCGCTGCGTACCCAGTGGGGCGCACGGGCAGTCAGCGTGACGCTCGGTGCACGCGGAGCGATGTTCGCCGACCGCCGCCACGCCGGGCACCACATTCTCCCGCCGGACACCGCCGGCAGTTCCCGCAGCGACACCTGCGGTGCCGGTGACCGTTTTGCGGTGGCCGCGGCGACCGCGCTGGCGGACGGCGCCGATCCGCTGGCGGCGGCCACCGCGGCGGTGGACGCCGCCTCCCGCTTCGTCGCAGCGGGCGGTGCCGCCGGAGTATCCAGCGTGATGCCGATGCCCGACCTGTCTGCTCCGACCGGCGCGGTGACGGGAATGGACGCCGTGCTGACGCTGGCCGAGCGGGTGCGGCGCCGCGGCGGCACGGTGGTGGCCACCGGCGGCTGCTTCGATTTGCTGCACACCGGTCATGTGCGATTGCTGCGGCGCGCCCGCGATTTGGGCGATGCGCTGGTGGTGCTCATCAACGCCGACGAATCGGTGCGGGCCATCAAGGGTGCCGGCCGTCCCGTGGTGCCGGCCGAGGACCGCGCCCGGGTGCTGGCGGCGCTGGGCTGCGTCGACGGGGTGGCGATCTTCCACGAGACCTCACCGGCGGCGGCGCTGGAGCGATTGCAGCCGGACATCTGGGTGAAAGGCGGCGACTACACCGGGGTTGAGCTGCCCGAAGCCGATGTGGTGCACCGGCACGGCGGCGAAGTCGTGCTGCTGCCCACCGTGCCGGGGTATTCGTCGTCGAAGCTCATCGCTGCGACGCACTAA
- a CDS encoding HAD-IIIA family hydrolase: protein MSLGYAVVIPTIGRPSLGRLLAALDAAAGPPPAAVIVVDDRPGAGQLVELPATALPITLLRSGGRGPAAARNVGWRHSSAEWVCFLDDDVVPGPNWCAQLLTDLNGADDSVVGSQGTITVPAPTGRRPTDDERRTLGLANAQWITADMAYRRSALVRCGGFDERFPRAYREDADIALRLTRAGGRIIQGARKTEHPVAAAQPSVWSSVRAQRGNRDDALMRRKHGRNWRTAIGEGRGRLPIHLLTTGLLLVAVAGALARLRRVAYVGALCWLGLTVEFTLRRIAAGPRTPREAGAMAASSVLIPPVGVAQRAWGTWLFRNATPEPPLAVLLDRDDTLIKDGPYLNDPDGVVPMPTARRALDRLRKHGLLLAVVTNQSGVAKGLISPEQLAAVNARVEEVFGPFDCWQVCVHDNGCACRKPQPGMVIAAADALGVHPDRCVMIGDTGGDVAAARAAQAKAILVPTQRTRRSEITDAHPYVANSLDEAVSLVLKEFR, encoded by the coding sequence ATGAGCCTCGGCTACGCCGTGGTGATCCCGACGATCGGTCGCCCGTCGTTGGGGCGACTGCTTGCCGCCCTGGACGCCGCGGCCGGCCCGCCACCGGCGGCGGTGATCGTGGTCGACGACCGGCCCGGCGCGGGCCAACTGGTGGAACTGCCGGCTACCGCTTTGCCGATCACCCTGCTGCGGTCCGGTGGCCGCGGGCCCGCGGCGGCCCGCAACGTCGGCTGGCGACACAGCAGCGCCGAGTGGGTCTGCTTTCTCGACGACGACGTGGTGCCCGGCCCGAACTGGTGCGCCCAACTGCTCACCGACCTGAACGGGGCCGACGACTCGGTGGTGGGCTCACAGGGCACAATCACCGTCCCCGCACCGACGGGACGACGACCGACTGACGACGAGCGGCGCACGCTCGGGCTGGCGAACGCGCAATGGATCACCGCTGATATGGCCTACCGACGCTCGGCGCTCGTGCGCTGCGGCGGCTTCGACGAACGTTTCCCCCGCGCCTACCGCGAAGACGCCGACATCGCGCTGCGCCTGACCCGGGCCGGGGGACGGATCATCCAGGGCGCGAGAAAAACTGAGCACCCGGTCGCAGCGGCGCAGCCCTCGGTCTGGAGCAGCGTGCGCGCGCAGCGCGGCAACCGCGACGACGCGCTGATGCGTCGCAAGCACGGCCGCAACTGGCGAACCGCGATCGGTGAGGGCCGTGGCCGGCTGCCGATCCATCTGCTGACCACGGGCTTGCTCCTGGTCGCGGTGGCGGGGGCCTTGGCACGGCTGCGCCGGGTGGCTTATGTCGGCGCGTTGTGCTGGCTGGGCCTGACCGTCGAGTTCACGCTGCGCCGAATCGCCGCCGGCCCGCGCACCCCCCGCGAGGCGGGCGCGATGGCGGCATCGAGCGTGCTCATTCCGCCGGTAGGTGTTGCTCAAAGAGCGTGGGGAACATGGCTTTTCCGCAATGCAACACCGGAGCCGCCGTTGGCGGTGCTGCTCGACCGCGACGATACGCTGATCAAAGACGGGCCGTATCTCAACGATCCCGACGGCGTGGTGCCGATGCCGACCGCGCGGCGGGCTTTGGACCGGCTGCGCAAGCACGGTCTGCTGCTGGCCGTGGTGACTAACCAGTCCGGGGTGGCCAAGGGCCTGATCAGCCCCGAACAGCTGGCCGCGGTGAACGCTAGGGTGGAGGAAGTATTCGGCCCGTTCGACTGCTGGCAGGTCTGTGTCCACGACAACGGGTGCGCCTGCCGAAAACCACAGCCGGGCATGGTGATTGCGGCTGCCGACGCGCTCGGCGTGCATCCCGACCGGTGTGTGATGATCGGCGACACCGGCGGCGACGTCGCTGCCGCGCGCGCCGCGCAGGCCAAGGCCATCCTGGTGCCGACCCAGCGAACGCGACGGTCGGAGATCACCGACGCCCATCCTTATGTCGCCAACTCGCTCGACGAGGCTGTGTCATTGGTGCTCAAGGAGTTTCGATGA
- a CDS encoding glycosyltransferase family 9 protein: MTALVARLDSLGDVLVTGPAVRAVADTYDRVVFLAGPRGSAAARMLPGVERVVEWAAAWVDFDAPPVTADAVASLVDTIADEKPDAVLIFTSFHQSPLPLALICRMAGVPWIGAICEDYPGTLLDLRHHVDDDIPEPLRALSLAQAAGYRLPGGDDGRLRVKRLPQLAPPLRAALNAHEYVAFHPAAAVPARRPSARKCAEMVRALASAGHRVVVTGAEAERELTAQVAGEVALDLAGQTTLAELGSVFAGARAVVAPNTGPAHLAAAVGAPVVSLFAPVVPASRWLPYGTTVAVLGDQDAPCRGTRARDCPVAGHPCLDGISATDVVAAVAEVASRGAA; encoded by the coding sequence ATGACCGCCTTGGTGGCCAGGCTGGACAGCTTGGGCGACGTGCTGGTCACCGGCCCCGCCGTGCGCGCCGTCGCCGACACCTACGACCGGGTGGTCTTCCTGGCCGGTCCCCGCGGCAGTGCGGCCGCGCGGATGTTGCCCGGCGTCGAGCGGGTGGTCGAGTGGGCGGCGGCCTGGGTGGACTTCGACGCGCCGCCGGTGACCGCCGACGCGGTGGCGTCGCTGGTCGACACGATCGCCGACGAAAAGCCCGATGCCGTCTTAATTTTCACGTCATTTCACCAGTCCCCGCTGCCGCTGGCGCTCATCTGCCGCATGGCCGGCGTGCCGTGGATCGGCGCGATCTGCGAGGACTATCCGGGGACGTTGCTGGACCTGCGCCACCACGTCGACGACGACATCCCCGAACCGCTGCGGGCGTTGTCGCTGGCGCAAGCCGCGGGCTATCGGCTGCCTGGCGGCGACGACGGCCGGTTGCGGGTCAAGCGCTTGCCGCAACTGGCCCCGCCGCTGCGTGCCGCGCTCAACGCGCATGAGTACGTGGCGTTTCACCCGGCGGCCGCCGTGCCGGCGCGACGGCCGTCCGCTCGCAAGTGCGCGGAGATGGTCCGCGCGCTCGCATCGGCCGGACACCGCGTCGTGGTCACCGGCGCCGAGGCCGAGCGGGAACTGACCGCACAGGTCGCCGGGGAAGTGGCGCTGGATTTGGCCGGGCAGACCACGCTGGCCGAACTCGGTTCGGTCTTCGCCGGCGCCCGCGCCGTGGTAGCGCCCAACACCGGGCCCGCGCACTTGGCCGCGGCGGTCGGGGCGCCGGTGGTGTCCCTGTTCGCGCCCGTGGTTCCAGCCTCCCGCTGGCTGCCGTACGGGACAACGGTGGCGGTGCTGGGTGACCAGGATGCCCCCTGCCGGGGCACGCGGGCGCGCGACTGCCCGGTTGCCGGACATCCCTGCCTGGACGGCATCAGCGCCACGGACGTCGTCGCGGCCGTCGCGGAGGTAGCGAGTCGAGGTGCAGCATGA
- a CDS encoding carbamoyltransferase family protein — translation MRILGVNAVFHDPAAALVVDGQIVAAAEEERFSRRKHGKQAVAFSTWELPTAAARWCLQQGGITAADLDAVGYSYDPALAEVPGGVLDGQDRDWEHLRTLYARRAPQFLSTALPGLDPGIVRHVRHHVAHAASASLASPQPDSAVLVVDGRGEATSMLAGEYRDGKLDILASQRLPHSLGLLYESLTEHLGFKRSSDEYKVMAMASYGKPSYAERLRELVYACGDGTFRTEPVDWTAFAPPRDPAETALDSAHADLACSVQRVLEEVLLELVSWLAGRTSSDTLCLAGGVALNCVANTVLFDRGGFHDVWVQPASGDAGTALGAALALAAEHREPIAPMPSASLGRGWSDDEVAAVLHDADICYERPADIAVAVADALADNLLVGWFQGRSEFGPRALGNRSLLADPGDPANVERLNRVKGREQFRPVAPMVLAEHASQIFSRGPLPSPYMLFIHDVAEKWRARIPAATHVDGTARIQTVDTDQPLLYRMISEFAAKTGVPVVVNTSFNTAGRPIIDSPRDALECFGSAPLDVLALGPFMIRRHNQ, via the coding sequence GTGCGAATTCTCGGCGTCAACGCGGTCTTCCACGATCCGGCGGCCGCACTCGTCGTCGACGGACAGATCGTCGCCGCCGCCGAAGAAGAGCGGTTCTCCCGACGCAAGCACGGCAAGCAGGCGGTGGCGTTCTCCACCTGGGAACTGCCCACCGCGGCAGCGAGATGGTGCCTGCAGCAGGGCGGCATCACCGCCGCCGACCTCGACGCCGTCGGCTACTCCTACGATCCGGCGCTCGCCGAGGTACCCGGCGGGGTGCTCGACGGCCAAGACCGCGACTGGGAGCACCTACGCACCCTGTATGCGCGCCGCGCGCCGCAGTTTTTGTCGACCGCGTTGCCCGGTCTGGACCCGGGCATCGTGCGCCATGTCCGCCACCACGTCGCGCACGCGGCGTCGGCTTCGCTGGCCTCTCCGCAGCCGGACAGCGCGGTGCTCGTCGTCGACGGCCGCGGTGAAGCCACCTCCATGCTGGCTGGCGAATACCGCGACGGCAAACTCGACATCCTTGCCTCCCAACGACTTCCGCATTCGCTGGGGCTGCTGTATGAAAGCCTGACCGAGCACCTGGGGTTCAAGCGGTCCAGCGACGAATACAAAGTGATGGCGATGGCCTCCTACGGGAAGCCCAGCTACGCCGAGCGTCTGCGCGAGCTGGTGTATGCCTGCGGCGACGGCACATTTCGCACTGAGCCGGTCGACTGGACCGCGTTCGCCCCGCCACGGGATCCCGCCGAGACCGCGCTGGATTCCGCGCATGCGGATCTGGCGTGCAGCGTGCAGCGGGTGCTCGAGGAGGTGCTGCTCGAGCTGGTGTCGTGGCTGGCCGGGCGAACCAGCTCCGACACCCTGTGCCTGGCCGGCGGGGTGGCGCTGAACTGCGTGGCCAACACCGTGCTGTTCGACCGCGGCGGCTTTCATGACGTTTGGGTCCAGCCCGCGTCCGGAGACGCCGGTACCGCGCTCGGGGCGGCACTGGCGCTGGCCGCGGAGCACCGCGAGCCGATCGCCCCGATGCCCTCGGCATCGCTGGGCCGCGGCTGGTCCGACGACGAGGTGGCCGCGGTGCTGCACGACGCCGACATCTGCTACGAGCGTCCCGCCGATATCGCGGTCGCCGTGGCCGACGCCCTGGCCGACAACCTGCTGGTCGGATGGTTCCAGGGCCGCTCGGAATTCGGGCCGAGAGCGTTGGGCAACAGGTCGCTCTTGGCCGACCCCGGCGATCCGGCCAACGTCGAGCGGCTAAACCGGGTCAAGGGGCGCGAGCAGTTCCGCCCGGTGGCGCCGATGGTGCTGGCCGAGCATGCGTCGCAAATCTTTTCGCGCGGACCGCTGCCCAGCCCTTACATGCTTTTCATCCACGACGTGGCCGAAAAGTGGCGGGCGCGTATTCCGGCGGCCACCCACGTCGACGGGACGGCGCGGATCCAAACCGTCGACACCGACCAGCCGCTGCTGTACCGGATGATCAGCGAGTTCGCCGCCAAAACCGGTGTGCCGGTTGTCGTCAACACCAGCTTCAACACGGCGGGGCGTCCGATAATCGACAGCCCGCGAGATGCCCTGGAGTGCTTCGGCAGCGCACCGCTGGACGTCTTGGCCTTGGGCCCGTTCATGATTCGGCGGCACAACCAATGA